The Streptomyces sp. TLI_105 DNA segment GGTCTTCGTCGAGGAGCAGGGCGTCCCGCAGGAGCTGGAGTACGACACGTACGACGCGACCGCGGTGCACGTGCTCGCGGTCCGCGAGGACGGACTGCCGCTGGGCACCGGCCGCCTGCTGCACGGGGCGGACGCGCTCGGCAAGACCGGCGGCGACGCCTCCGTCGGTTCCCTCGGCCGGCTCGCCGTCGCCAAGGCGGCGCGCGGTCTCGGGGTCGGCGCGGCGCTCGTGCGGGCCGTCGAGGACGTGGCGCGGGAGCGCGGTCTGAGCGCCGTCGACCTGCACGCGCAGACCCACGCGCTCGGCTTCTACGAGCGGCTCGGCTACGTGGCGTACGGGCCCGAGTTCCCGGACGCGGGGATGCCGCACCGGGCCATGAGGCGGGTCCTGTAGCGGCCCGCCCGGCCCGCCCGGCCCTCCGTCCCCCGTAGCATCCGCCGCTTCCCGGCGTACACAGGGGGCAATCGACGTCAAAACGGACGTACGTGACAGGGTGGGGCCGTGGATCAATTGGCCCTGCTCTTCCTGCTGCTCCTCGGCGCCCTGCTCACCGTGCCCCTCGGTGAGCGGCTCGGACTGCCCGCGCCGGTCCTGATGACCCTCGTCGGGATCGTGCTGGCCTTCCTGCCCTTCGTGCCGAACGTCGAGATCCCGCCGGAGTTCATCCTCCCGCTGGTGCTGCCGCCCCTGCTGTACGCCTCCGTGCAGCGGACCTCCTGGCGGCAGTTCGCGGCCAACAGACGGCCCATCTTCCTGCTCGCGGTCGCCCTGGTCTTCGTCACCACCGCCGCCGTCGGCGCGGTCGCGCACTCGCTCGTGCCCGGCCTCCCCCTGGCCGCCGCCCTCGCGCTCGGGGCCCTCGTCGCGCCGCCGGACCCGGTCGCCGCGACCGCCGTGGCCGGCTCGCTCGGGCTGCCCCGCCGGCTGGTGTCGATCCTGGAGGGCGAGGGACTCTTCAACGACGTCACCGCGATCGTCCTCTACCACGTGGCGATCGCCGCCGTCGTCAGCGGCTCCTTCTCCTGGCCTCAGGCGCTCGGCCAGTTCGTGCTCTCCGCCGTGGTCGCCGTGGCCGTCGGTCTGACGCTCGGCTGGCTCGCCAACAAGCTCATCGGGCTCCTCGGCGACGCCACCCTGCAGACCGGCCTCACCCTCCTCGTCCCCTTCGTGAGCTACGTCGTCGCCGAGGAGCTGCACGGCTCCGGCGTCCTCGCCGTCCTGCTCACCGCGCTCTTCCTGGCCGAACACGCGGCCGACGCCGACGACGTCATGGGCCGGCTCGCCGGACAGACCTTCTGGCAGATCGTCGACACCCTGGTCACCGGCATCGCCTTCGGCCTCATCGGCCTGGAGCTCATCCACGTCTTCGGGGTCGCCGAGGGGCGCGGCTGGCAAATGCTGGGCTGGGGCGCCGCCGTCGTCGGCGTGGTCGTCGGCGTCCGTCTCCTCTGGCTGCTCCCCGCCACCTGGCTGGCGAAGCGGCTGCACACGCTCCGGGACGTCGACGAGGAGATCCCGATGAGCTGGCGGGAGACCGTCGTCATGTGGTGGGCGGGGATGCGCGGGGTGGCCTCGGTCGCGCTGGCGCTCGCCATCCCGCTCCGCACCGACGACGGAGCGCCCTTCCCCGGCCGCGAGGAGATCGTCTTCATCGCCTTCTGTGTGATCATCGCCACTCTCGTCTTCCAGGGCCTCACGCTGCCCTGGCTGGTCAGGCGGCTCGGGGTGCGGGCCGACGCGGACGCCGAGCGCGCCCTGGAACGCGAGCTCGCGATCCGGGCCGCGAAGGCCGCCAAGCGCAGGCTCAAGGAGATCGAGGAGGTCGAGGAGCTGCCGGAGGAGGTCCAGGAGCGGCTGATGCGCGGGGCGTACGACATCGGGGCGCGGATCAGCCCGGACATGGTGGACGACGAGCGGCGGGCCGCCTTCGTGGAGCGGACGAAGCGGTTCAAGGCGGTGCAGCGGATCCAGCGGGAGCTGATGTCGGCCGCCCGGCACGAGATCCTCGCGGCACGCAGCGAACCGGGCGCCGACCCCGAGGTGGTGGACCGGGTGCTGCGCCACCTGGACGTGCGCAGCATGCGCTAGGTCCTGTCTTTCGAAGCAGGGCCCCGCGAGCCCGGCCCGATCCGAAGGACACGCCCTGGGCCTGTCGGTGTCGGGTGGCAGGATGGGACGCATGGACATCATGCTCTTCCACTCGGCCTACGGGCTGACCCCTTCCGTCGCGGCGGCCGCCGAGCGGCTCCGGGCCGCCGGGCACCAGGTCTGGACGCCGGACCTCTACGACGGCCGGACGGTCGGGACCGTCGAGGAGGGCGTGAAGCTCCGGGACGAGATCGGCAAGGACGAGCTGCTGAAGCGTGCGGTGCTGGCCGCCGCTCCCTACTCGGAGCGGGGCCTGGTCTACA contains these protein-coding regions:
- a CDS encoding GNAT family N-acetyltransferase — its product is MTASYSVREALGTEDREACFAVRREVFVEEQGVPQELEYDTYDATAVHVLAVREDGLPLGTGRLLHGADALGKTGGDASVGSLGRLAVAKAARGLGVGAALVRAVEDVARERGLSAVDLHAQTHALGFYERLGYVAYGPEFPDAGMPHRAMRRVL
- a CDS encoding Na+/H+ antiporter, with amino-acid sequence MDQLALLFLLLLGALLTVPLGERLGLPAPVLMTLVGIVLAFLPFVPNVEIPPEFILPLVLPPLLYASVQRTSWRQFAANRRPIFLLAVALVFVTTAAVGAVAHSLVPGLPLAAALALGALVAPPDPVAATAVAGSLGLPRRLVSILEGEGLFNDVTAIVLYHVAIAAVVSGSFSWPQALGQFVLSAVVAVAVGLTLGWLANKLIGLLGDATLQTGLTLLVPFVSYVVAEELHGSGVLAVLLTALFLAEHAADADDVMGRLAGQTFWQIVDTLVTGIAFGLIGLELIHVFGVAEGRGWQMLGWGAAVVGVVVGVRLLWLLPATWLAKRLHTLRDVDEEIPMSWRETVVMWWAGMRGVASVALALAIPLRTDDGAPFPGREEIVFIAFCVIIATLVFQGLTLPWLVRRLGVRADADAERALERELAIRAAKAAKRRLKEIEEVEELPEEVQERLMRGAYDIGARISPDMVDDERRAAFVERTKRFKAVQRIQRELMSAARHEILAARSEPGADPEVVDRVLRHLDVRSMR